A single window of Gossypium hirsutum isolate 1008001.06 chromosome A10, Gossypium_hirsutum_v2.1, whole genome shotgun sequence DNA harbors:
- the LOC107897353 gene encoding NADP-dependent malic enzyme has protein sequence MISLHRSCFLNNTGISGSSSPFSYKLKKLPPASVKVTALGPNRDRNSSVLIENNNSLKEIKEDGTSSVADVDPNPTVTGEDRDLYYDAAATDDQLVTPWSLSVASGYSLLRDPHHNKGLAFNEKERDSYYLRGLLPPTVISQELQVKKMMCSIRQYQVPLQKYMAMMDLQELNERLFYKLLIDNVEELLPVVYTPTVGEACQKYGSIFRRPQGLFISLKEKGKIHEVLRNWPQRDIQVIVVTDGERILGLGDLGCQGMGIPIGKLSLYTALGGVRPSACLPVTIDVGTNNEQLLNDEFYIGLRRRRATGQEYAELMHEFMNAVKQNYGEKVLIQFEDFANHNAFDLLAKYGTTHLVFNDDIQGTASVVLAGLVAALKVVGGTLADHRFLFLGAGEAGTGIAELIALEISKQTNMPLEEARKKISLVDSKGLIVKSRIDSLQHFKKPWAHDHEPIKKLVDAVNGIKPTVLIGTSGVGRTFTKEVVEAMAALNEKPIIFSLSNPTSQSECTAEDAYTWSQGRAIFASGSPFDPVEYKGRVFVPGQANNAYIFPGLGLGLIMSGAIRVHDDMLLAASEALAAQVTQENFDKGLIYPPFRNIRKISAHIAASVAAKAYELGLATRQPQPKDLVKYAEHCMYNPAYQSYR, from the exons ATGATTTCCTTGCACAGAAGCTGTTTTCTG AATAACACTGGCATTTCTGGGTCATCAAGCCCTTTCTCATACAAGCTGAAGAAGCTGCCACCAGCTTCAGTCAAAGTCACAGCTTTAGGCCCCAACAGGGATCGAAACAGCAGCGTTTTGATTGAAAACAACAACTcattgaaagaaataaaagaagatgGCACTTCTTCTGTTGCTGATGTGGACCCCAATCCTACTGTTACCGGCGAAGACCGCGACCTCTACTATGACGCCGCCGCCACCGACGATCAACTTGTCACCCCTTGGTCTCTCTCTGTTGCCAG TGGGTATTCGTTGTTGCGAGATCCTCACCACAACAAAGGACTCGCCTTTAATGAGAAAGAAAGAGATTCTTATTACTTGCGTGGTCTTCTTCCCCCCACAGTTATTTCCCAAGAACTTCAG GTGAAGAAAATGATGTGTAGTATCCGCCAGTATCAAGTTCCTCTGCAGAAGTACATGGCCATGATGGATTTGCAG GAGTTAAATGAAAGGCTGTTCTACAAACTTCTGATCGACAATGTTGAGGAGTTACTGCCTGTTGTCTATACCCCAACTGTTGGTGAAGCTTGTCAGAAATATGGGAGCATCTTCAGGCGCCCTCAGGGTCTTTTTATCAGTTTGAAAGAAAA GGGGAAGATTCATGAAGTTCTGAGAAATTGGCCTCAGAGGGATATTCAAGTCATCGTCGTCACTGATGGGGAAAGGATTTTGGGTCTAGGGGACCTTGGCTGTCAG GGAATGGGAATTCCTATAGGGAAGCTCTCTTTATACACTGCACTAGGAGGAGTTCGTCCTTCTGCT TGCTTGCCTGTAACCATTGATGTGGGTACAAACAATGAGCAATTGTTGAATGATGAATTTTATATAGGGCTTAGGCGAAGGAGAGCTACTGGGCAG GAATATGCCGAACTTATGCACGAATTCATGAATGCAGTCAAGCAGAACTATGGGGAAAAAGTTCTCATTCAG TTTGAAGATTTTGCAAACCACAATGCCTTCGATTTGCTTGCTAAATATGGCACAACTCATCTGGTTTTCAATGATGATATTCAG GGAACAGCATCTGTGGTCCTTGCAGGGCTTGTTGCTGCACTAAAAGTAGTCGGTGGAACCTTGGCTGATCATAGATTTTTATTCCTTGGTGCTGGAGAG GCTGGCACTGGCATCGCAGAACTTATAGctcttgaaatttcaaaacag ACAAACATGCCACTTGAAGAAGCTCGCAAGAAGATTTCGCTTGTGGACTCCAAG GGATTGATTGTTAAATCTCGTATTGACTCACTTCAGCATTTCAAAAAGCCCTGGGCTCACGATCATGAACCAATCAAGAAACTTGTCGATGCTGTTAAT GGAATCAAACCAACAGTGCTGATTGGAACATCAGGAGTAGGAAGGACATTTACTAAAGAAGTGGTTGAGGCAATGGCTGCGTTGAATGAA AAACCTATTATATTCTCCCTTTCTAATCCAACTTCACAATCTGAATGTACTGCTGAAGACGCATATACATGGAGTCAG GGCCGAGCCATTTTTGCCAGTGGAAGCCCATTTGATCCTGTAGAATACAAGGGAAGGGTTTTCGTTCCTGGGCAG GCAAATAATGCATACATCTTCCCTGGCCTCGGTCTGGGTTTAATTATGTCTGGTGCAATTCGTGTTCATGATGATATGCTTCTGGCAGCCT CGGAGGCTTTGGCTGCACAGGTGACACAGGAGAACTTTGACAAGGGACTCATTTACCCACCATTTAGAAATATCAGAAAGATTTCAGCCCATATTGCAGCCAGTGTTGCAGCTAAAGCATATGAACTGG GTTTGGCTACTCGGCAGCCTCAGCCCAAGGATCTTGTGAAGTATGCTGAGCACTGCATGTACAATCCTGCCTACCAAAGCTACCGGTGA